The genomic region TGCACAAACGCTCCTTTCGGGATATATCCCGATAATTTCAGTTTCATGAAACGatgataaaaattaaaaataaagtacCCAGTTTCCAAAGCCGTACTGTTCGATTGCATCGAGCAGCGATTGCTCTTCCCTGCTGGTCCATCCTCCCTCAGCTTCGGGACCCCACAGAGAAAAGCGTCCTCCGTCAACCTGCTGGTAGCCGTGCCACCTCCGGTGGTTCCCGATTTCCGCCCCGGCGGAGAAGCACTCCGGACACAGCTCGATGTCCGGGCAGTCGGTGCAGCGGAGCCGCAGGTTCGTAACGTCCGCCAGACAGTTCACGCAGTACTTCTTCCCCACGTCGGCCATGTTGGCTCGCGCGCTCCTCCTGCCTGTTGTCAGGAGGCAGAAATGCGCGCGTGCGCAGCGCGAGCTCCTGGCGTCCTTCCCTTCATATTAATGAGCGGGAAGGACGGAAGCTTGTGATTGGCTGCTGGTGCCGGTTGCTATAGTAACCGAAACAATTCGAAACTGTTTTTCTTTACGAGCAACTGAAGGAGAAAAGCAGGTGAAAGATTTACACCACGATGTCAGAAAAGTCAACCAACGATGCGGACAAATCTGATGCTAACGTAGCATCACATTATGATGAAGAAAACTCTGCTGTTGACAAAGTTTCCACCTCAGACCAAGAAGGTGGTGCAGTGTTCGAGGACACACAATCGAGACTGGATCCCGGCACCCCGCCGAGAAAAAGCATCAGTCGCGAAGACCAGCTGCAGGATGGAGCTGCTCCCCGTAtagacgacgacgaagaagaagaatacaCACAGCACCTCCAGCAGCTCGAGGAGGAGCGAAACTTGGCCCTCCAACGCAACGTCCAGATGCAGATGAGACTAGAAGAATTCTTCCGCAAGACAGACGTGTCTGAGCCGGAGCAGTTGCAGGACTACGAGGAGAGCCTAGGCATCCTGATGGACCTGAAGCAGCAATACGTCATAAAGTCGGAGGCAGCTCGGCGCCGGGATGAAGAGCTCGGGATCCAGGAGCAGGGGGAGCTGGACAAGGTGCAGTTacccaatttttgtaattttgcgtcTGGGTGCTTTTGTGGCGGAGTCGAAATGAAACAATCGAGACAAGCTTGTAGTGTGGCTGTGTAACTGCTACCTGACTTAAAGTTTGCCGAattggtccaataatggttttcgcACAGCTCAAAACCTAATCCAGTAACAAAAAGATTATCTTAGCAAAGTAGCTGTTAGCTAATAAGATGAACTGTGCCCTCTGATGGCGGGAGATGTGTCTGGTGTCAGATTGgtttagcactggtaccacagtctcttgtacaaagagactggtagcgtgtttttgaaaatgtgtctgtgattggtccatctgatacgtcggccgctattggctatcacgccacgctctgtgattggctgtggcgtaaccgccgaaaatgtgaaaaacaaactgAAAGACTTAAAGTGGGACAAACttgttgcaaaatgtcgcaaatgTTGGGAGTGGGAGTTTATCGCACCCCTGTcaaaccaaaatggaaaccaggtatttgctttgtgtgtctggaattcgcaaggcaaccgaaaacatttggaggtttgaggagtggaaccaacttaccatCCTCCTTGCATTGCCACCATTTTGATTTTGAaacattgtaaacaaaggctgcagccagtcAGAGAGTGgcatgtctcagccaatcagcaaaatgtcagaatcctgactaaaagtcacgtgaccaaataaccgataccgactcctttgcgttggctggaggagtggaaccaacttaagaTTGGTTTTGTTAGAAACTGTAGTCCAACTATTAGCAAGTGACATTCCAGGTTAGTTTGGTATTGGGGAATGTGGACGAACCCATCTGTGGTGCTGGTGAGGGATGACATTCCTCAAGTCCAGCCAATCCTTCAATCGATTTGCTTCATCTTGTTCCTCAGGCGGAAAACGAGTGGCAGGCATTCCTGACACGGAAGCGAAACGTCGGTCTGGCGCTGCTGAGGCGGTGTCTAGATAAACAAGCGGCTGAGGCCAAGTTGGAGCCAATCCTGGCAGCGGAGAGGCTTTGGCACGATGAGCTGGTGAAGGCACGGCTCACAAATATCAAGCTGGAGATGAAGCTTGCTAAACTGGAAAAGGAGCTGTGGATAACAGAAGAAAAGGCTCGAAACCCCGTACAGGTTGAGTTTGAGCTGCTGCAGGTGCAAAAGCAGAAGTTGAAGAAAACGCTTGAAAACCAAAATAAAGAAGCGGCAAAGCTGCTCAGGGAGACCTCCAGCAACTTGGAGGTGGGTTAGATCAGCCATAGGTATATGGttaggcccataagtatttggacagtgcacCATCTTTAATATGTTCTTGTAGTGTAGACTGCTACCTTTAATTCCTTTAATTCAAGGGGGTTAAATGAAAACATATTAACCATTTGGGAACTGCAGCTATGTTTTTTAAGCTGATAAGCTACAAGTGTGGAGATAgctaaaacaacacaaaacagttAAAATAATTTGACAGGAAACACAATtttctgaaaaaataaaaattgcattgttcttttcttcagcttctgtccAGCATAAAGGAGGAGCTGGACTGGAGTCAGAGGCAGCTTCAGATGAATCAAGAGCAACTGGCTGATGTGGAAGCAGTGTTCATCCAGAAGCGGGACACCTTGGCTAGAATCAAGGAGATTTGCAACAAACTGCACAAAGACATTCTCAAGCTGAAGGAGAGTCGAGGGCTAATGGGGAACCGAATCCTGCTTCAGGGCTTCGAGGAAGCTGTTGATGCTGCTGAACATCTGGAAGAAAGACTGGAAAATCTGAGATACTGTCTTGCAAAAATTAATCCCTGCTGTGATAATCAAAACCTCTGTAGGGAGAGCTCAATCCAGTGTGAAGATGAGACTTGTGTGGTAgggtttgcattttttttttttcttctttctctctTCATCTGTTTTTCTTGAACCTTTCAAAATTAATCCACTGCTTGGCGAATGTTACCTTCAGTAGGGCTGTGATGACCTGATACTGATCTCCTGGTTCAAATCCATCACCATTCTTGGCTGCTGGTGTAACATGTATCTGTTAACAGGCTTTAGCGGTCTCATGGGATCGCTTAGTGTAGTCCGCTTGCACACTTTGTAGTGAGTAGATCATCTGGTTCCATTAGACTACTAAATACCTCCTGAGTAGTCTAATACCCTATGGTTTTTTTGTGTACTGCTTCTTGGCTACGATATATAGTTGTAAGCTAGTTTATGTTTTCAGATGTAGGTAGAGTTTGCATTTAGACTTTGTGTTTCAAAGTGAATAAACAGTTCTTTCACTTTGTTATATTTCAGCACTAGAGGGCGCCAATCAATGTGGAATGTTTCTAAGACTGTGAACTTGAGAACCCTAAACTACAAGCAGTGGTCAGTGACTGAAGCCTTCAATATTTCTAAATCTTAAATAATCAAACTATTGCTGCATCAAATGTCACGGTGATGTTTACTAGCCCCACCACTCTCCTCAATCGCCTCCATGCATTTACTCGAAGTTTCCTTAATGGGTCATACAGCTGCTTGAGATCTTGGACCAACCGACATTGAAGTTTGGATGATTTGAAAGACGAGGAGGATGTAGCAGCAGGGGAGGCTTGCATTGAGTGATGAATGAAGTGACACAGCGCTTGAGCATAATGATCAACTGGGATACAAGGATACGGTCTGAGTGACGTAGGACCTTTGAGTCTTTGATTGATATGGACTTATACTTCATTGCAGGTAAGTTGAACCCAAGCATTTAATGTTTtttggtcaacttaatttcatttgctgcatttcaggcctgcaatacattttttttataaagtGAGACAGGCAATTTGAAAATGATCGAAACAGGTGATTGGAatgatgatttggtataaaagcagAATCCACGAACGCCTGAGTCTTTGAGGGCTGGGGTGAGGAGCGCCAGTTTGTCAAATGTGAGAGAAAATATTACATTTTCTAAAAAATGTTGCTCCTTCTAGAGTGCATAAATATGAGTAAAAACAAATTCAAGATATATAGCACTGCAGGTTGAAGGAGTTTGGTGATAATTTGAGGTTATGGTTCAAGTCTTACAGATGTCaatgatgtatatatatatatatgtatgtatgtatattttatttaattttttttattttttgaatgccAGTGAACCGAGTAAAAAACAAAAGGCCACAGAAAACACTCTTACTGCATCTGTCTCATTAGAGGACTGAAATTATGGGCTCAAATCTCTGGTTTTTAGAAGACCAATAAACAAAgtgaaaagataaaaaaaaaacattgttgctGTCAGTCTCTATGGCACAGGAGGTTAAGAGACTACTTTGAGGACTAAAAGTTGTGGGTTCAAATCTTGTTACTGTTTTTTGAATTTGAACAAGCAAAGGGAAAAGATAAAAGTCCCAAAAAAACATTCATATTGTGTCACTTTCTGTGGCATAGGAGGTTAAGAGACTGCATTGAAGactgaaggttgtgggttcaaatctTGGACATTTGATTTTCTTTTGACGTTCAATAAACAAGGTGGAAAAGATAAAAGCGCCAGGAGAAGTGTTCCAAATGCATCAGATGCTTGGTGGCGCATGGGGATAGTTGTGGTATTGGCAGGTCAGAAGTAGTGAAGTGTTGTCAGTGCAGGTTCAAGACCTGTGTGTCACTGGGCATCTTGTGTGGGCGGGGTCCCACCAGAGTTTCTGGAGTGTTCTAAAATGGGGGTTatgctttttttatatatataattataaatataataaaaatgaaaaaaactaatattttaaaaatttaaattaaccTCAAGAGATCGTTCAGATTTAAAAAGGTAAATCATGTACACAAAAAATaggaagttttttttatttttgaaaaacgTTGATTAGATCACAGGGGCGGTGTTTTGTCACCCTCTAGTGGCACAGATGGAGGCAAAGTTTTATTAAACTGTATGTGCCCCTAGGGGGCAGTGTTTCATCTGTACATATGAACCTCAAAAGGTTCTGATCAGGTTACAGAAAAGCACAGTAAAGCGTGTTTGTCTTAATTTAATTTAGAAGAAAATCAATAAATCCAAACGCTTTTCATGTAACAAACACACATTGTTCTTTATTACAGAAAcagtgacaaagaaaaaaaacatttatgaatATCAAATTCACTCGCATCATAAACATATGTACAAACATTTACAGAAAAATCTGACTGACAGACAACactttatccaaaatacagttcaGTCTTTTATGACATCTACATGACAAGTTATCAACTGAAGAACCTGAACCTGTCAATCTGGCCTGCAACATTTTTTATGCGATcacaaaatgttaacacttttcagcATCATAAGAAAACATTTGGACCTCAGTGGAGAAATGGATCCTAACATCTCAGTGTTAATTTCTACACTAATGAATAATTTCTTCTATTTTGATTACTGTCAGTCAAAAATACCTACACGGTGGGCCACACTGATCCACCATTTTCTCCTTAGTCACATTCTGATGGCTGTCACCATTTTcaaaataacatttaaattcAAATCTTGTCAAACAATCTGTGAATGATTTTTGCTTGAAACATGACGAAGCAAGGAGTCAAACTGACAGCCCGTGGGCTGGTTATAGCTCAAAGTCAGTTTATGGCCTTTCTACCGCAAACACAGAATCTCTGCAGACAGAATTTAGAAGTAATTCAACATGATGTTTcagaataaacagaaaacaagtgCACTTGTGATGCTAATTTTGCTAAAGCTATCACtgaattaaccctctggagtcatttgATGTGGAGATGtgtcaaagtcacatgaccaaattaaaCAGTCATCCAATCAAATCCCCTCCCCTCAGTTTCCGTTTGAACGTGTGTTGAAAGCGCAGACTTCAAACTATATACTTGATTAAAGATAAATATTTTTTTCCAggctttttcctgaatattataATGTGTAGTGCTTCATGGTGCACTTGGTCCAGCATGCGTGTGAATGGGGTTCTCTTCTTTCctccctcttcctcctcctctggctggagcAATTacaaggaataaaaaaaaaaaagactatttgGTAGAAAATGCACAACCTAAACCAAACAAAAATCATCAATCCACATATTTGGTTATGGAGGTGCTGTGTTCAGCATGCGTGTGAACGTCTTCCTCATTTCTCTTCTCCTGccagggttggggggggggggggaacgacTTCCCCTTTGTTATTGGTGGAAAACCACATGACGTAAACCAATCAAAAGCACCGACCCCATGTAGGTTGATCAACATCCCCACGTGGGGGTGTTGCTGAgggaaatatatttaaaaaataaataaaaccaccaaAGAAACTGAGGTGCCAATGCTACCTCCAGGTAGACAACAGGAGGAATGACAGTGTCATCGCAAGACCTCCGTGCCTTGTGCTAGAGAGagattgtttttgagtggcacaaattgtGTGGCTTATCATTTTGGaaatagtacaaaaaaaaaagtgaagcatttcctgcattttgatgtAAATagctgtatataactttgttgtttgatacatttgtacatatgtttttgaaatttacaatttatatttgcattctgagttattaaaatggtttgttaaacatgcttgtggttttcacagtttaaaaaaaaacactatttggattttatgtttgTGTGAAATTAGGTTAATTGTGTTAATACATTATgtcagaaagaaagaaacacactAAAGTTATTaaagtgaggttgtgctgaaaaaaggacccaaacaaggaaaaataaaaaatattttttttttaaaggttaattatgaaggtaaaaccaaaagtagtcaaaaacagccaattataccctggactccagagggttaagaatcAGTTTTTCCACTAAATAGTCCACACATCTTGTTCTGTAGAACATTTGTTGTTCACTATGAACTTCAACCATTTGTGTTCTTCTTGAATCATTGTTTAATTGCAAGTCTTAATCCCTGCACCTCCAGACAAATGTCAGATCATCTGACCTCAGCAGCTCAGTGTCATTCCACGTGTTAAATGATTTTTGGACTCGTACAgtttattttgatgaaatttttcaaCACTATTCATAATTTGGGAAGATTAACACTTTCACAACCACATTTCAGTTAAAGAGTATTTCACAGAAATTCTGGCACTGAAATTGAGGAACCCTATAAAGTATTTAATGTGGATCAGTTACTTCAGGCACAATATGGATCCAGTGTATCAGTTTGGTGCGTCCATCCTTGTCAGTTTGCTTCTAGCTCGCCATCCAGAGGGTGAAGGGAATAAGGAGGGTCGGCAGGGCCGTGCTGAGCGATATTCCCAAACACGCCGTGGACACCAGTCCAAGGAATGCTGTCACAAAAGCAGTCCTTTGGTTCCGGATCAGTGACTTCAGCCACTCACAGAACTGAAAAGAGAAGAAATGTATTTAACACAGACGTTGGCCAGTCTTCACAAAAACTGTCGCACCCGCTACTGTTCTGGCGGTGAATTGCATTACGATACCCACCAACGCATTATCCACGACTGAGAACTTCAAAAAGTTCAAGACTGTGCTGAAGCAATTGGGTGGCCACAGAGCTACAGAGTAGTAAAATCATAAAACGGCCTTTAACCCAATCACCACCAGGAGACAATATTATTAAACCCATCGCTCCAGGAAGAACGCAGTGAAGCTCCTCCTGCTTAGGGGCCAAGTCAAACATATTTAAATAGCTGTCATGTCATTGTGATGTATGCGAGTTTGTTTCCTGTTGAATATTGTTGCACCACAAAGTATTGATCAACAATATTTAAGATTTTAAAAGAAGAAAATCTTTTGGGCAGTCAAACTCCACTGAGTTCATGTTTACTGGAAACAATCTGAATGTTTATTTGACTTTGGGGTGGGACCCCGTGGGGCTGGTGTCACCGCCTTAACGGTTCCCCCCCAAAGATcaatccgccctgccttcactgcgcatgcttcaatagccgcggttcacagattatcaactcatttctgcttcaaactgcactccagtcatctatctcagtgacagatatctgaatcttttgtacaattatttccacataaattcagcattatttcatcaaaaaAAGATGGATGAAGCGtccagagcgccgcggctacatgagctgctagctcatgcattcactgcgcgtttGTCATTTCAAAGGGTCACAgagttttgcctcgtttctgcttaatactgacttcagaatgatttaagaggttttaccttgtcatctgatggttaataatcccattaatccatttgatcgctttgggtgaagagactgtctcagatgtgctgctgtggtctgaaatgacgcatgcgcagtgaaggcaggcggactgatttttagtgggggaccgttcagtctgcgacactggctcCTGGGGCCCTGCGCTCCCTTGTTAGTTGTGAACCTGCAGCATCAAACTGAGCGGCTGCCAGACTGCAGGAGGCTCAGATATTTAGGTTAGCAATTACAGGA from Thalassophryne amazonica chromosome 23, fThaAma1.1, whole genome shotgun sequence harbors:
- the ccdc96 gene encoding coiled-coil domain-containing protein 96, coding for MSEKSTNDADKSDANVASHYDEENSAVDKVSTSDQEGGAVFEDTQSRLDPGTPPRKSISREDQLQDGAAPRIDDDEEEEYTQHLQQLEEERNLALQRNVQMQMRLEEFFRKTDVSEPEQLQDYEESLGILMDLKQQYVIKSEAARRRDEELGIQEQGELDKAENEWQAFLTRKRNVGLALLRRCLDKQAAEAKLEPILAAERLWHDELVKARLTNIKLEMKLAKLEKELWITEEKARNPVQVEFELLQVQKQKLKKTLENQNKEAAKLLRETSSNLELLSSIKEELDWSQRQLQMNQEQLADVEAVFIQKRDTLARIKEICNKLHKDILKLKESRGLMGNRILLQGFEEAVDAAEHLEERLENLRYCLAKINPCCDNQNLCRESSIQCEDETCVVGFAFFFFLLSLFICFS